Proteins encoded in a region of the Flavobacteriaceae bacterium HL-DH10 genome:
- the tatA gene encoding twin-arginine translocase TatA/TatE family subunit, protein MISSSIFLGMIGAPQIILIVVVVLLLFGGKKIPELMRGLGSGIKEFKDASKEDEKKDDSKK, encoded by the coding sequence ATGATCTCATCAAGTATATTTTTAGGAATGATTGGAGCTCCACAAATTATTTTAATTGTAGTGGTTGTTTTATTATTATTTGGAGGTAAAAAAATACCAGAATTAATGCGCGGATTAGGAAGCGGTATTAAAGAATTTAAAGACGCTAGTAAAGAAGACGAAAAAAAAGACGATTCTAAAAAATAA
- a CDS encoding phosphoglycerate kinase gives MKTLNDFNFKNKKALIRVDFNVPLNEKFEVTDATRIVSAKPTIIKILEDGGSCILMSHLGRPKGFQDEFSLKHIAAKVEDILGVEVKFVPDCIGADVEAAAASLEPGQVLLLENLRFYKEETAGDKAFAEKLSKLGDVYVNDAFGTAHRAHASTTIVAQFFEGKKCFGKLLAQEIESIQKVMETGEKPVLAVLGGAKVSSKITIIENILDKVDHLIIGGGMSFTFVKAQGGKIGNSICEDDKMDLALDILKQAKEKNVQIHIPVDVVAADDFSNDANTQIVDINAIPDGWEGVDAGPKSIKLFHDVVMKSKTILWNGPLGVFEMESFANGTIELGNSIAESTKNGAFSLVGGGDSVAAVKQFGFEHKVSYVSTGGGAMLESLEGKTLPGIAAILE, from the coding sequence ATGAAAACTCTTAATGATTTTAATTTTAAAAATAAAAAAGCATTAATTCGTGTAGATTTTAATGTGCCATTAAATGAAAAGTTTGAAGTAACAGACGCTACTAGAATTGTATCTGCAAAACCAACAATCATCAAAATTTTAGAAGATGGTGGAAGTTGTATTTTAATGTCTCATTTAGGACGTCCAAAAGGATTTCAAGATGAGTTTTCGTTAAAGCATATTGCAGCTAAAGTTGAAGATATTTTAGGTGTAGAAGTAAAATTTGTGCCTGATTGTATTGGAGCAGATGTTGAAGCTGCTGCTGCTAGTTTAGAACCTGGACAAGTGCTATTATTAGAAAATTTACGTTTTTATAAAGAAGAAACTGCTGGCGATAAAGCATTTGCAGAGAAACTTTCTAAACTAGGAGATGTTTATGTAAATGATGCTTTTGGTACAGCGCATAGAGCACATGCTTCTACTACTATTGTCGCACAGTTTTTTGAAGGCAAAAAATGTTTCGGAAAATTATTAGCACAAGAAATAGAAAGCATTCAAAAAGTAATGGAAACTGGAGAAAAGCCTGTTTTAGCAGTACTTGGTGGGGCTAAGGTTTCTTCAAAAATCACTATTATTGAAAACATACTAGATAAAGTAGATCACTTAATTATAGGTGGTGGTATGTCGTTTACTTTTGTTAAAGCTCAGGGTGGAAAAATAGGTAACTCTATTTGTGAAGATGATAAAATGGACTTAGCTTTAGATATTTTAAAGCAAGCAAAAGAAAAAAATGTGCAAATACATATTCCTGTTGATGTTGTTGCTGCAGATGATTTTAGTAATGATGCAAATACGCAAATAGTAGATATAAATGCCATTCCTGATGGTTGGGAAGGTGTTGATGCAGGTCCAAAATCTATTAAATTATTTCATGATGTTGTTATGAAATCTAAAACAATACTTTGGAATGGACCTCTTGGTGTTTTCGAAATGGAAAGTTTTGCAAACGGAACTATTGAATTAGGAAACTCAATTGCCGAATCTACTAAAAATGGTGCATTTTCACTTGTTGGTGGAGGGGATTCTGTAGCTGCTGTAAAACAGTTTGGTTTCGAACATAAAGTGAGTTATGTAAGTACTGGTGGAGGCGCTATGCTAGAAAGTTTAGAAGGTAAAACACTTCCTGGAATAGCTGCTATTTTAGAATAA
- a CDS encoding DUF4837 family protein gives MRYLFLAAFSLLLVMSCGDKKPNQRILLDSSGKINDISVVISNDMWDGSVGETIRNVLASPIYGLPQDEPVFNINQIPTQVFSGFITQNRTILKIEMGKTPAITFKNNVYSQPQKVITVSGKTKQEVIKVLNDNTSKIIESFKNTEISAKQKQTRKSLYNAKEIKEHLGLNIEFPTAYRIGKTLATKADKFYWLKRDIPTGYVNILLYELPLKAIKKDSSIIDQIVKVRDSIGQKYIAGPLEGSYMITENAYTPFHTEIILDNKPTLETKGMWEVKNAVMAGPYINYAIEDKINNRWIIAEGFAYAPSVEKRNYIFELEAIIKSIKIEK, from the coding sequence ATGCGATATTTATTTTTAGCAGCATTTTCATTATTATTAGTAATGTCTTGTGGCGACAAAAAACCAAACCAAAGAATTCTTTTAGACTCCAGTGGAAAAATAAATGATATTTCTGTTGTTATAAGCAACGACATGTGGGATGGTAGTGTTGGAGAAACTATTAGAAATGTATTAGCATCGCCTATTTATGGTCTGCCTCAGGATGAACCTGTTTTTAATATTAATCAAATACCTACGCAGGTATTTTCCGGTTTTATTACACAAAACAGAACGATTCTAAAAATAGAAATGGGTAAGACGCCCGCTATTACATTTAAGAATAATGTTTATTCGCAACCACAAAAAGTAATTACCGTTTCAGGTAAAACAAAACAAGAGGTCATTAAAGTGCTTAATGATAACACGTCTAAAATAATTGAATCGTTTAAGAATACTGAAATATCAGCAAAACAAAAGCAAACAAGAAAATCGTTATATAACGCGAAAGAGATTAAAGAACATCTAGGATTGAATATAGAGTTTCCAACGGCTTATAGAATAGGAAAAACTTTAGCAACCAAAGCGGATAAGTTTTATTGGTTAAAAAGAGATATTCCAACAGGGTATGTTAATATTCTATTATATGAATTACCATTAAAAGCCATTAAAAAAGATTCAAGTATAATCGATCAGATTGTAAAAGTTAGAGACTCTATTGGTCAAAAATACATTGCAGGTCCTTTAGAGGGTTCGTATATGATTACTGAAAATGCATATACACCTTTCCATACAGAAATTATTTTAGACAATAAGCCAACATTAGAAACAAAAGGGATGTGGGAAGTTAAGAATGCGGTTATGGCTGGACCCTATATAAACTATGCTATTGAAGACAAAATTAATAACAGATGGATAATAGCCGAAGGTTTTGCTTATGCACCGTCTGTAGAAAAACGTAATTATATATTCGAATTAGAGGCTATTATAAAATCTATAAAAATTGAAAAATAA
- a CDS encoding OmpH family outer membrane protein, with the protein MKKIIYVALAMLVLASCEKPNKIGFVDNGTVINDFQEKIDVEAKFKVKEEAFRKRADSIGRAFQAEAQSTQTIAQKSSQKKAQELMGGLQQKQQQLQQQMQFEQQQLQQSFQVEIDSVIIKVKDFVKDYGKTNGYTFILGTSDAAATVMYGADENDLTKTILEALNADHKKL; encoded by the coding sequence ATGAAAAAAATTATTTATGTTGCCTTAGCTATGTTAGTATTAGCTTCTTGTGAAAAACCAAATAAGATTGGTTTTGTAGATAATGGAACAGTTATTAACGATTTCCAAGAAAAGATAGATGTAGAAGCTAAATTTAAAGTAAAAGAAGAAGCTTTTAGAAAAAGAGCTGATAGTATTGGTAGGGCGTTTCAAGCCGAGGCTCAAAGTACTCAAACAATAGCTCAAAAATCATCTCAGAAAAAAGCTCAAGAATTAATGGGAGGTTTACAACAAAAGCAACAACAGTTACAACAGCAAATGCAATTTGAACAACAACAATTACAACAGTCTTTTCAAGTAGAAATAGATTCAGTAATAATTAAAGTAAAAGATTTTGTTAAAGACTATGGAAAAACCAACGGATATACATTCATTTTAGGAACTAGTGATGCCGCTGCAACAGTTATGTATGGTGCAGATGAAAATGATTTAACCAAAACTATTTTAGAGGCTTTAAATGCCGATCATAAAAAGTTATAA
- a CDS encoding LysM peptidoglycan-binding domain-containing protein produces the protein MAFRFFIIVSLLNIGTCFSQNQDSISLQTISIKDSIIDGKTNLVKAIEVETDSFSIKNLKDNKLAVQFDEKWYEELYSTALYDTIYKSVTELTFEDIDYPELPTDTLKLRLKELDARTPFNVEYNPALESVIKSYLKHRRKHLQKLITLSAFYFPLFEKELDNYNIPLEIKYLAIVESALKPRAKSRVGATGLWQFMFATGKMYGLDVSSYVDERSDPIKSTEAASKYLSKLYEIFGDWDLALAAYNSGPGNVSKAIRRSGGYQNYWNIRHNLPRETAGYLPAFLANMYIFEYAEAHGFKKLKPEVAYFETDTVTVKEMITLDQVSEVTGTPVEELQFLNPSYKLDIIPFIKGENYALRLPNEVIGKFVNNEDSIYAFAKAEFAKREKPLPQFFNANDRIRYKVKSGDYLGRISRIYGVRVSDIKKWNGLRSNNLSIGQRLTIYPRKPYVAAPTSTAKTVTKKTTSKPLSGNITTYTVQSGDSLWSISQKFSGVSVQNIKDWNDISGNKLKPGMKLKISKG, from the coding sequence ATGGCTTTTCGTTTTTTTATAATAGTATCACTTCTCAATATTGGAACTTGTTTTTCTCAAAATCAAGATTCTATTTCATTACAAACAATTAGTATTAAAGATTCCATAATCGATGGAAAAACTAATCTTGTTAAGGCTATTGAAGTTGAAACAGATAGTTTTTCAATTAAAAATTTAAAGGATAATAAATTAGCAGTTCAGTTTGATGAAAAGTGGTATGAAGAATTATATAGTACAGCTTTGTATGATACCATTTATAAATCGGTTACCGAACTTACGTTTGAAGATATTGATTATCCAGAATTACCAACCGACACTCTTAAATTAAGGTTAAAAGAACTAGATGCTAGAACGCCGTTTAATGTTGAGTATAATCCTGCATTAGAAAGTGTTATAAAATCGTATTTAAAACACAGAAGGAAACATTTACAAAAACTAATAACCTTAAGTGCATTTTATTTTCCGCTATTTGAAAAGGAGCTAGACAATTATAATATCCCTTTAGAAATAAAATATTTAGCTATCGTAGAATCTGCATTAAAACCCAGAGCAAAATCTAGAGTAGGAGCTACAGGACTGTGGCAATTTATGTTTGCTACGGGTAAAATGTACGGATTAGATGTAAGTAGTTATGTTGATGAGCGTAGCGATCCCATTAAATCAACTGAGGCAGCTTCAAAATATTTGTCTAAGTTATATGAGATTTTTGGTGATTGGGATTTGGCTTTAGCAGCGTATAATTCCGGTCCAGGAAATGTTTCAAAAGCGATAAGACGTTCTGGAGGTTATCAAAATTACTGGAATATTCGTCATAATTTGCCACGTGAAACAGCAGGGTATTTACCAGCCTTTTTAGCTAATATGTATATTTTTGAGTATGCTGAAGCACATGGGTTTAAAAAATTAAAACCTGAAGTAGCCTATTTTGAAACCGATACCGTAACGGTTAAAGAAATGATTACGCTCGATCAAGTTTCAGAAGTAACAGGTACACCTGTTGAAGAACTTCAGTTTTTAAATCCGTCGTATAAATTGGATATCATTCCGTTTATTAAAGGAGAAAATTATGCGTTGCGATTGCCAAATGAGGTTATTGGTAAATTTGTAAATAATGAAGATAGTATTTATGCCTTTGCAAAAGCAGAATTTGCCAAACGAGAAAAGCCTTTACCGCAATTTTTTAATGCAAATGATAGAATTCGATACAAAGTAAAATCGGGCGATTATTTAGGAAGAATTTCTAGAATTTATGGGGTTAGAGTGAGTGATATTAAAAAGTGGAATGGTTTAAGAAGCAACAATTTAAGTATTGGACAACGGTTAACCATTTACCCAAGAAAACCTTATGTGGCTGCACCTACTTCTACAGCAAAAACAGTGACCAAAAAAACGACTTCAAAACCACTTTCAGGAAATATAACCACGTATACAGTGCAAAGTGGAGATTCGCTTTGGAGTATTTCTCAAAAATTTTCTGGAGTTTCTGTTCAAAATATTAAAGATTGGAACGATATTAGTGGTAATAAATTAAAACCAGGAATGAAACTTAAAATTTCAAAAGGATAA
- the rfbB gene encoding dTDP-glucose 4,6-dehydratase yields MTILITGGAGFIGSHVVKLFVEKYPDYNVFNLDMLTYAGNLENLKDIENKPNYTFIKGDITDELFINELFKEYSFDSVIHLAAESHVDRSIKDPLAFVKTNVIGTMILLNAFKNTWKEDFNNKLFYHVSTDEVYGSLGETGLFTETTSYDPNSPYSASKASSDHFVRAYGETYGLPYVITNCSNNYGQNQFPEKLIPLFINNIINGKSLPVYGDGNYTRDWLYVVDHAVAIDLVFHQGNISETYNIGGFNEWKNIDLVKLLCKQMDIKLNRPNGSSEKLITYVKDRPGHDLRYAIDASKINKELGWKPSVTFEEGLSITIDWYLSNEDWLNNVTSGAYQSYYKKQYN; encoded by the coding sequence ATGACAATTTTAATAACTGGAGGAGCAGGGTTCATTGGTTCTCATGTAGTAAAGCTTTTTGTTGAAAAGTATCCTGATTATAATGTTTTTAATTTAGATATGCTTACCTATGCAGGTAACTTAGAAAATTTAAAAGATATTGAAAATAAACCTAATTATACTTTTATAAAAGGAGATATAACTGATGAACTCTTTATAAATGAGTTGTTTAAAGAGTACTCATTTGATAGTGTGATTCATTTAGCAGCAGAATCTCACGTCGATAGATCTATAAAAGATCCTTTAGCATTTGTTAAAACGAATGTTATTGGGACCATGATTTTGTTAAATGCTTTTAAAAATACTTGGAAAGAGGATTTTAATAATAAATTATTTTATCATGTTAGCACTGATGAGGTTTATGGCTCTTTAGGAGAAACAGGTTTGTTTACCGAAACAACTTCATACGACCCGAATTCTCCTTACTCAGCGTCAAAGGCTAGTTCAGATCATTTTGTAAGAGCTTATGGTGAAACTTATGGACTGCCTTATGTGATAACAAATTGTTCTAATAATTATGGACAAAATCAATTTCCAGAAAAGTTAATTCCTCTTTTTATTAATAATATTATTAATGGTAAATCATTACCTGTTTATGGAGATGGGAATTATACTCGAGACTGGTTATATGTGGTTGATCATGCCGTAGCTATTGACTTGGTTTTTCATCAAGGAAATATAAGTGAAACGTATAATATTGGTGGATTCAATGAATGGAAAAATATTGATTTAGTCAAGTTATTATGTAAGCAAATGGATATTAAACTAAATAGACCAAACGGGTCATCAGAAAAGCTAATAACTTATGTTAAAGATAGACCAGGACATGATTTAAGATATGCTATAGACGCATCAAAGATTAATAAAGAATTAGGATGGAAACCCTCAGTAACTTTTGAAGAAGGGCTTTCTATAACAATAGATTGGTATTTAAGTAATGAAGATTGGCTTAATAATGTAACTAGCGGAGCATATCAATCATATTATAAAAAACAATATAATTAA
- a CDS encoding M23 family metallopeptidase: MKEKKKPKRIKHKLLDKYKLVILNENTFEERLSLKLTRLNVFVLASLSAIFLIGVTYAIIAFTPLREYIPGYSSTALKKKATELNYKTDSLQQVIAMNDRYFASIKQVLKGDLSAADFNKDSIVEAVKLEASEVDFNPIAEDSLLREKVDKEDKYNLFESATSSTNFVLFPPVNGTISEPYNLKEKHYAVDIVVAKNTPIKATADGIVIFAEWTANTGHVILIEHSYGLISVYKHNAALTKSQGDLVKAGEVIATAGNTGELSTGPHLHFELWNDGYPINPTNFIDFK, encoded by the coding sequence ATGAAAGAAAAAAAGAAGCCAAAAAGAATAAAGCATAAATTACTTGATAAGTACAAACTTGTTATTCTTAATGAAAACACTTTTGAAGAACGCTTATCTCTTAAACTCACACGCTTAAATGTTTTTGTGTTGGCCTCTTTATCTGCAATTTTTTTAATAGGTGTAACGTATGCAATTATTGCTTTTACTCCACTTAGAGAATATATTCCAGGGTATTCTTCAACGGCATTAAAAAAGAAAGCAACAGAGTTAAATTATAAAACGGATTCTTTACAGCAAGTTATAGCGATGAACGATAGGTATTTTGCTTCAATAAAGCAGGTGCTAAAAGGTGATTTAAGTGCGGCAGATTTTAATAAAGACTCTATTGTAGAAGCGGTTAAACTTGAAGCTAGTGAAGTCGATTTTAATCCCATAGCCGAAGATTCTCTTTTACGAGAAAAAGTAGATAAAGAAGATAAGTATAATTTATTTGAATCGGCAACATCTTCAACTAACTTTGTGTTATTCCCTCCAGTAAACGGAACAATTAGTGAGCCTTATAATTTAAAAGAAAAGCACTATGCTGTAGATATTGTTGTCGCAAAAAACACCCCGATAAAAGCAACAGCCGATGGCATTGTTATTTTTGCAGAGTGGACAGCTAACACAGGACATGTGATATTAATAGAGCATAGTTACGGACTCATATCTGTATATAAGCATAATGCGGCATTAACAAAATCTCAGGGTGATTTAGTAAAAGCAGGAGAAGTTATTGCCACCGCAGGAAATACTGGAGAACTATCAACAGGACCTCATTTACATTTTGAACTTTGGAATGATGGTTACCCTATTAACCCAACAAATTTTATCGATTTTAAATAA
- a CDS encoding DNA polymerase III subunit delta': MLFQDVLGQDHIKNHLTTSVDNGRIPHAQLFVGNEGSGTLPMAIAYAQYILCSNSNGENNTGNDACNLKFKNVSHPDLHFAFPVTTSDKAKSHPVSSHYLEEWRQLLKEQPYGNLFDWYKLLGVDNKQGQIGVDEAHDIVKSLTLKSYEGGYKVMLIWMAEKMNIACANKLLKLIEEPPNKTIFILIAEDEEQIINTIRSRCQILHFPPLAENVIKDALVKQYNLDLTVATKIAHQSNGNYNKACDLVYHDSEDIQFETWFIFWIRSAFKAKGNKAAIHDLISWSEDIAKTGRETQKQFLNFCLDFFRQALLLNYNATDLVYLEPKTEKFKLENFAPFVHGNNIMDISNELQDAIYHIERNGNSKIILTDLSIKLTRLLHKKAE, from the coding sequence ATGCTTTTTCAAGATGTTTTAGGGCAAGATCATATTAAAAACCATTTAACCACAAGTGTTGATAATGGTAGAATTCCTCATGCACAATTGTTTGTTGGTAACGAAGGTTCTGGTACTTTGCCAATGGCTATTGCTTATGCTCAATATATTTTATGTAGCAATTCTAACGGAGAAAACAATACAGGCAATGATGCTTGCAATCTAAAATTTAAAAATGTTTCGCATCCCGATTTACATTTCGCTTTTCCAGTAACTACTAGCGATAAGGCTAAAAGCCACCCTGTTTCTAGTCATTATTTAGAAGAATGGCGCCAACTTTTAAAAGAACAGCCTTATGGTAATTTATTTGACTGGTATAAACTTCTGGGTGTTGATAACAAGCAAGGACAAATTGGTGTTGATGAAGCTCATGATATTGTAAAATCTCTCACTTTAAAATCTTATGAAGGTGGTTATAAAGTGATGCTTATTTGGATGGCTGAAAAAATGAATATTGCCTGCGCCAACAAGCTTTTAAAACTCATTGAAGAGCCACCAAATAAAACCATATTTATTCTTATTGCTGAAGACGAAGAGCAAATAATTAATACGATAAGATCACGATGCCAAATATTGCATTTTCCTCCTTTGGCAGAAAATGTTATTAAAGATGCTTTAGTTAAGCAATATAATCTAGATCTAACTGTTGCGACTAAAATTGCACATCAATCTAACGGAAATTATAATAAAGCTTGCGATTTAGTCTATCATGATTCTGAAGATATACAGTTTGAAACTTGGTTTATTTTCTGGATTCGTAGTGCTTTTAAAGCCAAAGGAAATAAAGCCGCTATACACGATTTAATTTCTTGGAGTGAAGATATTGCAAAAACAGGACGCGAAACTCAAAAACAATTTCTTAATTTTTGTTTAGATTTTTTCAGACAAGCCTTACTCCTAAATTATAATGCTACAGATTTAGTGTATTTAGAACCTAAAACAGAAAAGTTTAAATTAGAGAACTTTGCTCCATTTGTACATGGGAATAACATTATGGATATTTCAAATGAATTACAAGACGCCATTTATCATATTGAGCGTAACGGAAATTCTAAAATTATCCTAACCGATTTGTCTATAAAATTAACGCGTTTACTTCATAAAAAAGCTGAGTAA
- a CDS encoding GH3 auxin-responsive promoter family protein: MMSLKSALAKPFAKRVCKKIQKWANNPVETQQNVFEDLIANAAGTEFGKDHDFISIDNYEDFVKRVPVRDYEALKPYVEKVVAGQDNILWKGKPIYFAKTSGTTSGSKYIPITKESMPTHVEAARNAILMYIHETGNAKFVDGKMIFLQGSPILNEQNGVQLGRLSGIVAHYVPKYLQKNRLPSWETNCIEDWETKVDAIVEETLPENMTIISGIPSWVQMYFEKLQQKTGKKVGDIFKNFNLFIFGGVNYEPYRAKFENLIGRKVDSIELYPASEGFFAFQDKQHEKGMLLQLNSGIFYEFIKADEFFNENPKRITIKDVAIGVNYVMIISTNAGLWAYNIGDTVEFTSTKPYRVIVSGRIKHFISAFGEHVIAKEVEQAMQEATLNTTIRVSEFTVAPQINPEEGLPYHEWFIEFENEPKNLSALARKIDESLQKQNSYYFDLIVGKVLQPLKITRVKKGGFQDYMKSVGKLGGQNKIPRLSNDRKIVEGFPHDN; the protein is encoded by the coding sequence ATGATGTCATTAAAATCTGCTTTAGCAAAACCATTTGCAAAACGTGTTTGTAAAAAGATTCAAAAATGGGCAAATAACCCTGTTGAAACTCAGCAAAACGTATTTGAAGACTTAATAGCGAATGCTGCAGGAACCGAATTTGGAAAAGATCATGATTTTATAAGTATTGATAATTATGAAGATTTTGTTAAACGAGTTCCCGTTAGAGATTATGAAGCTTTAAAACCGTATGTTGAAAAAGTAGTTGCTGGACAAGACAATATCCTTTGGAAGGGTAAGCCAATTTACTTTGCAAAAACATCAGGTACCACTTCGGGTTCAAAATACATTCCTATTACCAAAGAAAGTATGCCTACACATGTTGAAGCAGCAAGAAATGCTATTTTAATGTATATTCATGAAACGGGGAATGCCAAATTTGTTGATGGAAAGATGATTTTCCTTCAAGGAAGTCCTATTCTTAATGAGCAAAATGGTGTGCAATTAGGTCGGCTTTCGGGCATTGTAGCACATTATGTCCCTAAATATCTTCAAAAAAACAGATTACCGTCTTGGGAAACCAATTGTATTGAAGATTGGGAAACTAAAGTAGATGCTATTGTTGAAGAAACACTTCCAGAGAATATGACCATTATTTCTGGAATTCCATCATGGGTACAAATGTACTTTGAAAAACTTCAGCAAAAAACAGGTAAAAAAGTCGGTGATATTTTCAAGAATTTCAACTTATTCATTTTTGGAGGTGTTAATTATGAGCCTTATAGAGCCAAATTTGAAAATTTAATTGGCAGAAAAGTGGATAGTATAGAATTGTATCCTGCCAGTGAAGGATTTTTTGCTTTTCAGGATAAGCAGCATGAAAAAGGGATGCTGTTGCAATTAAATTCAGGGATTTTTTATGAGTTTATTAAAGCCGACGAATTTTTTAATGAAAATCCAAAACGAATCACAATTAAAGATGTTGCTATTGGTGTAAATTATGTGATGATAATTTCAACTAATGCCGGGTTATGGGCTTATAATATTGGTGATACGGTTGAGTTTACATCAACGAAACCATACCGTGTTATCGTTTCAGGAAGAATTAAACATTTTATTTCTGCTTTTGGAGAACATGTTATAGCAAAAGAAGTAGAACAAGCGATGCAAGAAGCGACTTTAAATACAACAATAAGAGTTTCAGAGTTTACGGTTGCGCCTCAAATAAATCCTGAGGAAGGTTTACCATACCATGAGTGGTTTATAGAATTTGAAAATGAACCAAAAAATCTTTCCGCTTTAGCGAGAAAAATAGATGAATCACTTCAAAAACAAAATAGTTATTATTTCGATTTAATAGTTGGCAAGGTGTTACAACCTCTTAAAATTACAAGGGTAAAAAAAGGCGGATTTCAGGACTATATGAAATCTGTTGGTAAATTGGGAGGACAAAATAAAATCCCAAGATTATCAAATGATAGAAAAATTGTTGAGGGTTTTCCTCACGATAATTAA
- the rfbA gene encoding glucose-1-phosphate thymidylyltransferase RfbA — protein MKGIILAGGSGTRLHPLTLSVSKQLMPIYDKPMIYYPLSTLMNAGINEVLIISTPKDLPLFKDLLGDGKKYGCKFEYAVQEAPNGLAEAFIIGEEFIGNDKVALILGDNIFYGTGLAKLLQANNNPEGGIIYAYRVHDPERYGVVEFDAKGQAISIEEKPKKPKSNYAVPGIYFYDNTVVDIAKNMKPSDRGELEITDVNKEYLRQGKLSVSILDRGTAWLDTGTFQSLMQASQFVEVIEERQGLKIGAIEGAAFEMGYIDKEQFKSLAEPLLKSGYGKNLLGLLDKE, from the coding sequence ATGAAAGGAATAATATTAGCAGGAGGATCTGGAACACGATTACACCCTTTGACTTTATCAGTTAGTAAGCAATTGATGCCTATTTATGATAAACCTATGATTTATTACCCGCTTTCAACATTAATGAATGCAGGTATAAATGAAGTGTTAATTATTTCAACACCTAAAGATTTACCTTTGTTTAAAGATTTATTGGGAGATGGTAAAAAGTATGGGTGTAAATTTGAATATGCTGTTCAGGAAGCACCTAATGGATTAGCTGAAGCATTTATTATTGGTGAAGAGTTTATTGGGAATGATAAAGTAGCTTTAATATTAGGTGATAATATTTTTTATGGCACAGGTTTAGCTAAGCTTTTGCAAGCTAATAATAATCCTGAAGGAGGTATTATTTACGCATACAGGGTGCATGATCCTGAACGTTATGGTGTCGTTGAGTTTGATGCAAAGGGTCAAGCTATTTCTATTGAAGAAAAACCAAAAAAACCTAAATCTAATTATGCTGTTCCTGGTATTTATTTTTATGATAATACCGTTGTCGATATTGCGAAAAACATGAAACCTAGTGATAGAGGAGAATTAGAGATTACAGATGTAAATAAAGAGTACCTAAGACAAGGCAAGCTAAGTGTTAGTATATTAGATAGAGGTACGGCTTGGTTAGATACTGGCACTTTTCAATCTTTAATGCAAGCTTCACAATTTGTTGAGGTTATTGAAGAAAGACAAGGTTTAAAAATAGGAGCTATTGAAGGTGCTGCTTTTGAAATGGGTTATATTGATAAAGAACAATTTAAGTCTTTAGCTGAACCTTTACTTAAAAGTGGTTATGGAAAGAATTTATTAGGGTTATTGGATAAAGAATGA